The following coding sequences are from one Calditrichota bacterium window:
- a CDS encoding BamA/TamA family outer membrane protein, which produces MTYCKRNAGLTFSLILFFIFLATAPSAWGQFKIEKIETATQSLFEGEKGKIDVTPALRYNRVQGFVVGADATIALSSSKKIDLLGHISYGFKDEVRYIGGLQKSFFEFSPLTIGIRYQNVVASQDDWFISYNENSAAALFLKEDFMDYFVKKGLLGFIDQKIAEKHTIRLEVEQSRLEPIEKNTNWALFGKNKNFRENPLVKEEDVTSYRLVGALDWRDNPLMPMSGWYIEGKGELTKGDFFDTKGIFLTIKKYMLLFSNHSLRFKTMIGSRSGCKPDANYYTMDMGGIGALVGYKDKEFKNGNRFFYATAHYLFNNTLLGKLPLGFIPFYDQLSLGIFAESGWLDFDFADENVFSGFKSMTFADMKSDVGVSLYLTEGLARIDFAKRTDRGKDAWRVTFRIMNRF; this is translated from the coding sequence ATGACTTACTGCAAACGAAACGCCGGACTCACTTTTTCCCTCATTCTCTTCTTTATTTTCCTTGCAACCGCGCCGTCAGCATGGGGGCAATTCAAAATCGAAAAAATCGAGACTGCCACGCAAAGCCTTTTTGAGGGAGAAAAAGGCAAAATTGACGTGACGCCTGCTTTGCGCTACAACCGCGTGCAAGGATTTGTTGTTGGCGCCGATGCCACAATTGCATTGAGCAGTAGCAAAAAAATCGACCTGCTGGGACATATCAGCTACGGATTCAAAGATGAAGTGCGTTACATTGGCGGCCTGCAAAAATCTTTTTTTGAGTTCAGTCCCCTGACAATCGGCATACGTTACCAAAATGTTGTCGCTTCGCAGGATGACTGGTTCATCAGCTACAATGAAAATTCCGCTGCCGCGCTGTTTCTGAAAGAGGATTTCATGGACTATTTCGTAAAAAAAGGCTTGCTGGGATTCATCGACCAGAAGATCGCCGAGAAACACACGATTCGGCTCGAAGTGGAACAATCGCGATTGGAGCCAATTGAGAAAAATACCAACTGGGCACTGTTTGGAAAAAATAAAAATTTCAGGGAAAACCCGCTCGTCAAAGAGGAAGACGTCACCAGCTACCGGCTTGTGGGCGCGCTGGACTGGCGCGATAATCCGCTCATGCCCATGTCCGGCTGGTACATCGAAGGGAAAGGCGAGCTCACTAAAGGCGATTTTTTTGACACCAAAGGAATTTTTCTCACAATTAAAAAATATATGCTTTTGTTCAGCAATCACTCTCTCCGTTTCAAAACCATGATCGGTAGTCGCAGCGGATGTAAGCCGGACGCCAATTATTACACCATGGACATGGGCGGCATCGGCGCGCTGGTCGGCTACAAAGACAAAGAATTCAAAAACGGCAATCGGTTTTTTTACGCCACTGCTCATTATTTATTCAACAACACTTTGCTGGGGAAATTGCCACTGGGATTCATTCCGTTTTATGACCAGCTTTCGTTGGGCATTTTTGCCGAGAGCGGCTGGTTAGATTTTGATTTTGCTGATGAAAATGTTTTTTCCGGTTTTAAAAGCATGACTTTCGCTGACATGAAGTCGGATGTCGGAGTCAGTTTGTATTTGACGGAAGGGCTGGCGCGAATCGACTTTGCCAAACGCACCGACCGCGGGAAAGATGCCTGGCGCGTGACGTTTCGGATTATGAATCGGTTTTAA